In Drosophila busckii strain San Diego stock center, stock number 13000-0081.31 chromosome 3R, ASM1175060v1, whole genome shotgun sequence, the sequence TTGGTTGTTACTAATCCCTTactaatatttaatcaaaactTTGTATCTATGCTCTCTTCTTTCCAAATTATTCACAGTGATGTTACGTTAGTTATAGGCGATAACACTAACACAAAGAAAGGTCTTGAAACCGTTTCGGAAAAAGTGGCTAATTagttaaacacacacacacagcgctacacacacgcatacattcgtgatattaacatttaaagtaTTCACACGCTTAACAATACTAACAATTGAACTTTAAATGAGAATTTATAATGCACATAGCTCTAGGGTATTTTCTActatttgttgctatataGTATTAAGCATATCGTAAATCAACAAATTTGCTGATAACGGTGGAATTATACATAAGTTGGGACGTAATggccaataaaaaataaatacattaatgGAGATTATTGTCCAGTCTTTTTCTTACTAATTACTATAAGCTAATTTAAGCCTAGTTCTTAAGCGCCAACCTAAAAATGGAACTGCGGATCGACTGCGAGCCCAACTGACAGCTGCccaagcaacaatttaacgTTACTAAGCCTTTCACAGCATGTGTAAGctaattttagcaatttagcAATCATTGACACATTGGTTTTACACCCCATTCTTACACACTCATTCACTTTGGCGTGGCTAATTTAATATGActacacatttaattgaaaataataaaaaccaaaatatttcTCTGTTATATGTTCATacacatttatatgtatgtcatTTGTTTTCTTCTTCCCCCACACTCTTCTTTTCTGTTCTATATAACTAAACTACCTACCTACATACACTGAACTCCTCTACTGAACTCTGAATTTATTGCTGTGCGACGTGGACTTATAATGTTTAATAACATTGTATATATTGGATGTATGGAATTGACTTtttgtacaaaatttatttaaaattatcgACGACACAAAATTCTATATTCTGTTTATTGGAACTGATATTTTTGGCATTCGCACGAAATTCTCTAAAGCTTGCAATtgacaaaacaataaaacaagaGTCTACAATTCTAATGAAATTATCCAcctacataaaaaaaaaaacttacaattgtttatttaaacttgCCAAATCGCTGCTGCCACCGACATTCGTTGAacgaattatatatataaacaacaacaaatgctacaACCCCGTACCTCAATGGATGCCCCCCCTCCACCCCAGTGAGCTGACGCTTAACGATCATGGAGTCTCAATAAACAACTTGCATAATacgcaaacatttaattaacaatgtataataattagGATTATGAATATTGTACAGACTTATGGTATAAGTTtctgaaattattattttttttactgcatAAGTagacaattgaatttaattgtatttaagcaatattattataatatttagtttattaataaattttgaaaaaatttagtataattgccaagcaaaataaaattatatttatgattttttgtaTGACATTTTCTTTTTCCCCGACTggtgtttttcttgttttatgTGTTAAATCCTAATGCtatatactatttatatatgtattctaTATACTTACTATGCATGTGCAcaagtgtgtgtctgtgcatCTTGCAAGTtgctcttgttattgttagtaAGCTCTACTTCCACTGATATTTAGTAGCTGCAACTATTTTCCAGTAGTTGGCATAGCACCTCattatacacataaatatataaacactcatacatacaaacaatcATTCATTGAACTCAtaactatttgcatttgcagaaTCGCCACCAATCCGGACACGGATGCGGATATTATGGATGGTGAGGATGCGTAGCCATTACTGTTCTGCACTGATTCCGATGGCAGTGAAGAGATTTGccttagcagcaacaataacgagCAGAATTGCCCCAGCAGCAATGTGGACGATGCTGATGGAGATGTTATCATCAGCTAGCATTTGGTTCAAGCCTGCTTTAGTTATATCTTCAAGTCAAGCAATCAATTGTGTTCAACACTGTTTACTGGCCATATTTTTATCACATATGAGTGCATATAACATAAGCGTGTCCTTTTGATTGTTTTTCCTTTGCCTGTTCGGAAGTGCGGAATCAGTGTAAATACTACTACTGCgtgcatatttgttttacaTAAGCATACCAAAAAGATAAAGTGTATTTTCTTAATCGAACGAATATCTAAAATGGAAACTACGTATAGCTATTAATGAATTGTATTCTAACTGCTAGTATAGTCAGTATGTCTATTATATAAGGCTGTGAAGTTAACTGAGagacaaaaagcaaagaaagaaacaaaaattgtaatttattgtttgtcaCTTGTCAACTATGCTGAAAGACCTATtctaaagtttatttaaagcatttttaatatgtatttaaatattgattttaatctaaacttatttttacGTTACAAccttttgttatatataaaaagaaatcaaaatactATTAAGTATATTATAACTCtttatgcttttaatgttgtaaagaaatttaaataaatttgcactgTAAGCGTTAAGCAAGCGTTAaacattaattgttaaatacgAGTAGCTGGTGCTAACTATTGAGCCACGACGTCAgcttgtaattgttattgtttaaaggaaaattgtaatttgcctataagcaaatcatttgtgtcaagtgttaattattttgtaaattaactTATTGTTTAGCTATTCTATTGAGTGTCGTTTCCGATTTTATTTGAGcctattttagtttataaaaacCAGCGCAGTAAATTGGCAACTATTTTACAAAAAGTCAGCCTCCAAAATGTGTCTTCGATTAGTCTGGCtggtgttttgtttaatttacagcTGGACATCTCTAGTGCATGCACAACTGCGTAAGAAACAAActctataatttatgtattattaaatttattgattatattttacttacaGCGCCAGATATTGAACAGTGCGTGGCTGGCGATGGCATCTGTATtgcaaatgttattaattttattataaagcaGCATCCTCAGGGCATACCTGAGATTGGACTGGATGCATTAGATGCTATCAACTTCGataatattattgttagcGAAGCTGAACCCGATACACCGCTGCAGCTGAGccttaaattcaattctttGACTGTGCATGGATTTGAAAATACAACAATTCTTCGTGCTAAAGGCTTTGAAAAGCAATACCAGCGTGGTTTCGAGCTAGTTGGCTTTACTCCTCTGCTGCGCTTGGATGGAGAATATGAGGCGACTGGcaagctactgctgctgcctttggaGGGCAAGAGCCAGGCCAGAGTGCAACTTAAGGATTGTAAATTTACATGCAGAGCTAAAGCTGCGGAGGATCGTCGAGTGGAGGGTAAACTGTTTCTAAAGATAACCAAATTCAAATGTCTATTGATTATTAGTGGGTAAGCAACAACACACATATgagttaattatatttaggAATTACTAATAGTCTTTATTTCATAGCTTACACGTAAATTTTGAGAATTTGTTGAACAACAAGGAGCTAAGTGATACTATGAACGAGCTTATCAATAACAATTGGCAGGATGTTTGGCAAGCTTTGCGTGTCGGCATGAACTCCGCAGTGGATCAAGTGGCTGAAACAATTTTAACTCGCGTATTAAGTCAACTATCCTACGATGATTTTTACAAACCAACTTAGAGCGCAAGTAACGTTACTAATAAATGTAGATCTACTAATAACTAGTATGAACCTAtgtattttgtaaacaaacaattctCTGTTTTGAATTGCAGTGCATTGTCGATTGGATTGAGACTATTGGATATTTGCACACAATTAACACTAAAGAGTACAATTTGTGGGCAGCTGAGAACAACTAGACTCTGATTATAATAACCGGTTGTAATAACTAGCCTGGAAAGCTgctattaaatagttttattgaGCATAcgattttatttaactaataatTGTTGAGCGCAAGAGAAGTACAAATATAAGTGAACTtcagcaaaatgcattttgtattatttgctttgttatgTGTACAGATTCTAACGGCTGCCAAGTGCCAATTAATACGTAGGTAATCAAAAATAGTTTAtgaatataaactatatataaagtgcTGTGATTTTCTAGCGGAAGATGTAACTAAATGTCGCTTTGGAGATGTTGAGTGTATCAAAGATTCAATGAATGCTTTAATCAAGCAATATCCCAGAGGCATACCTGGTATGGGCCTCAAGCCCATAGATGTTGTAGACTTTAAGGGCTGGGAAGTTTTTAAGACTGCACCAAATGGACGTATCTGgcttacttttaaatatttcaacacaACTAACTATGGCTTTGAGAATATGACAATCACAGAAGTAAAGGGATTTAGCAAAGACCCAACTGCAACCAGAATGGAAATACATGGCTACATACCAAGTCTTATACATAAAGGCATCTATGCAGCTAGTGGACGTATTTGGTTTATTAATGTAAATTCAACGGGAAAAGCTATGTCGGATTTACAGAAAGTTCAGTTCACGTTGAAACTAAAAGTAATACTTGAGTACAGAGATAATAAGCGTTATTTAAGAATCGATGAACTTGTGCCCATAATGGAGATTAGTCGGTGAGTTATGCAAAGATATATGTCTGAACTATAGATTGTTATCATATACTAACTTACAGTTGGATCTTTTCGCTGCACGAGTTCTTTGCTGAAAATACAGACTTGACAATAGCAGTTAATCGTGTAATAAACGATAATTGGGTTGTATTTTGGAATGAGCTGGAGCCGACAATTTTAGGCTTATATACAAGTGTATTTACTAATTTGATTTCGGATGTTTTTGATAAAGTTTCTTACGACGATATGTTTATAACAGATCAAGCGTATGCTGCAGCTGACTAAGCAGAAATAAAGTCTTACTACTATGTCTAGTATTATTTAATCTAATGCATGtaatctttttatatatatatttggaaatatgtatgtattgctATAGAATCAggtttttatatatgcttacatgccttgtttgattttattaacaGTTCAGCTGTTGCCAGAGCAGGTTCTATTGTGGcttattgcaaaattaatttcaatcgTTTATTCTAAACGTCAGACAGGAAATGTACGAGcgctatattttaatttcccTTAGTTGGTGTTGTGTATTACAAACGTTTGTTTACGGCGCTGAATTACGTGAGTAAGTGTGCATGAATGTTGAATTTGCATTCAGACAAAGACTTTCCCATAAATCTTCAGCAAGCGATATAGAAAAATGTCACTTTGGCGATTCGACTTGTTTGATGCGTAGCATTAACGATCTGATCAAGCGTTATCCAAAGGGCATACCTGAGATTGGTCTGCCAGCGCTGGATGAAGCCAAGATGGATAATATAACGATTTTGGAAACGCCGCAAGAGTATGGCCCCATCTGGATGTCATTTCATACTACAGATAATATATACAAGGGCTTAAATAATGCAACAATTACCGAAATCAATGGGTTTGATGAAGACCCCACAAAGAGCAGAGTTGTTGTTAAAGCGCGCATACCACGACTGCTGCACGAAGCTACATATGAAATGAAGGGCAAGTATCttgtatttatagcaaatacaACTGGTAAGCTGCAGTCGGACTTTCAGAACGTGCAGCTAACACTGACGTTCAAGGTAATAATGGAGTATCGCCAAAACAAAAGATATCTAAAGATATTTGAACTGACATCGGTAGTGGATCTTGATCGGTAAGTTGTGCATTTACTTAAAGATTTTACATCATTGTGGCTAACTATTATTACAGCTGGATCGTCTGGTTGGCGGACTTGTATAGAGAAAATTCTGACTTAACCATAGCGCTAAATCGTTCAATGAACGAAAATTGGATAGAGTTTTGGAATGGACTAGAGCCCAGTGTAGTAAAATCATTTACAAACTGTTTTACTGCCTTGCTTAGTAATGTATTCGAAAACGTTGCCTATGATGATATGTTTTTAAACTCGACTAACACTGCTGACTactatatgcaaaaataatgttaatttttgtaaCAATGAACAACAAGTTGAAGTGATTTACAATGTTTTTAGCCGTATGACTGCTGGCGTCATTTAATAAGTATTAAGCTCAGTCgtctataattaataatagtttgttacaattaaatattttatgcatttgtctTTGATTTGCCGCGTTTTACATGCTTGCCATCCGTATCTAATTcatcataaaatatatgatCGTTATAGCTCTCATCCCGATGATACATATGTTGATAGCCTTTGGTGCGACTGCCACGTTTAGATTTGCTATGATCAGCGGCTAGCTTAAGCAGCTTCTGTTTGCTATGCGGCTGTCCAAGATATTGCAGCGGTGTTGCCTCATCATTGGTCTTGCTTTGACGCTTGGCACGGGAACGACGCCAGCCCCAGCGCATGTGCTTCACAGCTGACGGCGCTATGGGACGCAACATAATGCGATAGGGCAGGCGCTGCTTCTTTTTAGGCTTCGAGCGCCAAATGTCTCTGTACTGATCCACAACGCTGCAGGTCTGCATGTCTTTTGGCTTGGGTATAGAGTCATCCAGCTTGGGCGGACACTGCAACACGTAATATAGTCCAGAGTTCGAGGTGTTTGTGTGTAAGTCGAACATGCCCATTGGCACTTTGTAGTAGGCAAAGCTGTTGCGCTCCACAACAATCGCTGGAGCGGCAACTAATTGCTGCAACAAGCCGAGCACAAGTTGCCACATTGTCAAGTGCAAGTTCAGTCAACAATTGTGGCCAATAAGCATTgtcagcaaatatataaaggcAAGTTTTCGTTTCAGCTTCACTGAGTTTTGCATAACATTGTGGTTGCTGTGGTGTCGCCACCTTAAGTTGCCTTTAATTTTCGTAACAAGGCAACAAGTTTGTGCCGCATACAGTTGGCTGGTTCATTCACCTAAGCCTCAGCCTAGGGCCTAGGTCAATCAATACGcgtaaaaacttttgctaccGCTAAACATGCAAAAAACTGTTGCACGTTCCGCacaatgttgcatgcagcatgcttatttataaatagttttaagtACATAAGCGTTGCTAAGCGCAACAGttgcttacatttatttataactggCGCTTGCGCTTTGCAGTCACTTTAAAACATCTTGATGTAGTCTCCTACCCCAATTATAAGTGGGTGTAACAAGTTCAATTGTTGCGCCtattcaacaatttttgaCGTGACTTGCTAGCATTTCTAATTCGAAAAGTTTTGTGGCCAAGGGTTTGACAGTTTGCTTCGCACCCAAGTTTTATTGgcaagctgccagctgctgttactcgtaaaaaataaagacaatGTAGGCTCACATTTCTTTAATGTCAAGCAATTATTCGTTtgcttgtttaaaattaacaataaatctTATGACCATAAAAGATACTCACGTCTAATCTGACTTACAAAAAACTCTACTGAGTAAAAAACTCTTTGAATTCTTTAATTGTaggaattattttattcaatttattcattttacaAAATAACTTAGTTAAGCATATACCGATTCTTAcaagtctgtgtgtgtttgtcttacAATTAGTTTACAGTTTCTTAGAGCACTAATTTGTATCTAACTCTTACTATTTACTTCTATTCACCCCCAAATCATGATTTAATTAAGCCAACAATAAAGTctaatgcaattcaattaccACCTAATCAATCAGTTTACATTACGCCAACACAAGACCaactttttttattgactAATTCGCAAACGCTGTAAAAACTTTGTCTTTGCATGCAATGTAGGCGCAACAGTTGGCCAGGAACTAAAAGCATAGCAACGTGGCTAGCAACCAAGGATTTGCGGAAATAACAAACGCTCCGGgagaaaataaacaactgCCTAGCAACCAGGTGCTGGCTCGATCACTATACCGTAACGACGGTGTGCTTTCTTTAGctagttttagcttttttgGGTAGTTTTGCCGTATtctatacactttgcttttgAACTGTTACTGTTACATTCCATTCAGTTGGTTAACAACAGCAGAGGTAAGCGGTTGCAAAAACGGAAAATTTAAACGCAAGACACGAACTTGATGTAGTGCatgcaaaaaatcaataaaggacaattaaatagttgaaatCATGTGTGTTGgttatgaaataattaaattaaatgccagtTATGTGCgtgcataatttaatacaattaaatattgcaattttaattgcaaaattaattaaataattgtattaaatacgATATGTGGTGGTGTCATATACTAAGTGCTGAAGAAAAAATGTTGcgcaattgttattttataatgtactgcatatatatttattatgtcagtttattgattttttttaaataaagtttattgatTACATAGTTGTTAGTGGTAACAAGGTCATATTTTCTGCAGCATAAGgaaacaattacaacaacaacaagacaacCATTGGCCTCTAGATGGAGCAGCCCTCCACTAGCgcggaagcagcagctgccgccggcATTGGGCCAGATCCACGTCTGGAGCTGATGGGCTCGTTTGTCATCAAGTCATTGAAACTGAAACCAGAGAAGTGGACACGTGTCATCACCGTAGAGGAGCACAAGGGCATAATCAAGGAGTTTTTGGAGCGAAATACGCCCGTTGTGCTCATCATCATTCTCACGCCAGCAGCACAGTTGGTGCCTTCGACTACATTTccattgctgcagctgaaaagcAAAGGTGTCTACTTTATAAAGCGTTATGCAGAGCCCATACCACGTGAGAACTGTGGACACTATATCATCTTTGGTGACCTAGCCACACGCACAATTGACCAGCTTTCAGCGCTGGTTGAGGAGGTGCTGGTGCCTTTGCTTTCGAATGAGGACAATTATCGCAGTTGGCCAGTTATGGTGGCGCAGGATGTGCAGAAGCATGTGCACAGTCTGAAAAGCACTGTGCATCAGGTAAAGGGACAGGTGAGCGGCGAAACAATACTCGCCATGCCCGTAGGCGTTGAGAAGATTGTCAAAGCAGCCAAGCAATTGACCGAAACGCAGCACTGTCAATTTGATCTGTATCTGAAGAGTGCCATTGAGGGCGTTGTCATCAAGTGGGCCACGCAGATACACGAGGTCATCAAGGAGAGTCCCACCAATGCGTTTGCAAATGGACAGAACCCCACGCCACATACAGGTAAACACCCTACAGCACATATAGTTTTCGTTCTTAggtttatatatagcataagtttatttattatttattgataaaattCAAGTTTTGCAGTTGACGTTTGTTTGGGGTTATATCCTAGCAACCTAGCGCCTTCCGGccaaaaatttgcatgttAAAGCcagctacatatacatatgtataacaataaattgtcCTTAAAAGTCGCTTTTATTATCTGTGCGCGTATGTAGGCAATTTGCgtgcttgcaacatttactTGACACAATAGTTGTTTGAATTGCTTTAGGCCAGGTCAGAATTTTGTTATGCGTTCACATTTGTTGGGTTAATGTAACTATGCCTAATAAAAGTCTAAGTAGCCTAAAGCTTATCCGATTTGTATGATTTTGACAACATCTGCAAGCTGAGAGATAACGTATTATAAGCGGCTGTTAGACGATCGTTCTTTAATTGTCGATTTAAAGTggcgcattttgttttggcatTCACACTATTTGCATTACGTTGACACCAAATACTTATACGGTCACACTACGCAATTGTAGGACACTAAAAGTGACGCTTAAAAAGCGATCGTATCGATATTGTACCGAGTAAACGTACTGACATCTCTAGCAAAATGTACGATCACTAATTCTAATAAGACCGCTCAAAACTACGTGCGTCAAAAACTAAGACTTAAGACCCTGCaagacaattttaaattgaaattgaaatagaaGGACCATCTGTGCATTGGAAATACTATTCAGTGGTGTAAATGTCTAAATTTATGCCCggcagcacaaaaacaaacaaacagcaaaaactgatttgcaaaaaaaacacatttcgCCTAACGGGACAAAATCAAAATGGCTTTTTGTTGGGAATCAGATAAGCAGccgaatttgttgttgttttgcattGGCCTCTGCTGCGAGtatgcaaaatcaaataagcTCATGGAGCCGTAGCGTGGGCACATCTGGCCCACAACCTTGCGTGATAATTTATGAAGTATGTAAATTATGTGTACCTTTCATTAGTAGTGATtagattattaattaaacactttAACAACGGCaagctttaattattcatataCTTTAATTTGCAGAGTTTACCTTTTGGAATAATCGGCTTAAGAATCTATCCTTTATCTACGACCAATTGCGGAATGAACGCATAAGAGCCATGGCGCTTATACTGGAGTATTCAATGAGTGCCTACCATCCTTGCTTTCAGACGCTCTTCAAAAACGTTGTTACGGGTGAGTAGCCAACATTTAATGGCCACATAGCATGCAATAAAGGATTGGAAATGGGTGTCTCTGTGCCTTTTGCatgccaacaaattgttttcgttttgctgATTGAACAAACGTAAATGCAGCACTTGCCGAGGCAAAGGATATAACACTTTATTTGAACCCACTGAAGCGTCCGCTGCAACAACTCGAGGAAATCGATTTTGCCGAATTCAAGCCCTTGCTCATACCATTCATGCATACTGTATGCACGCTCTGGGGCAACTCCCGCTACTACTGTCAGTCGGCCAAAATAACAGTTCTGTTGCAGGAGATATGCAATTTGATTATACATCAGGTGAGTACAAGGGTGGCACAGCCCCAACCCCATGGCaggcattaaaattttgagttgttttgttttgttgcaggCGAAACGTTATTTGGATCCCTCATCAATATTTCATAGCGATATTGATGAAGCTATGCAGCGTCTTACTTTGtctatacaaatattaaagttttttcGTGAGCTTTTCGATTACTATAAGGAACGGTTGGAAGGCTTTTTCACCGAACCAGAGGAGCGTCCGCCGATTTTGTGGACTTTTCATCCAAATTCAGTTTTCAAGCGCTTTAATGCCTTTCTTGAGCGTCTAACAACAATACAGTGGTATGTATTTGTAGTTGTATAATTAACTATCATAGCACcgttttatttatgacttttgCTG encodes:
- the LOC108603490 gene encoding protein takeout, whose translation is MCLRLVWLVFCLIYSWTSLVHAQLPPDIEQCVAGDGICIANVINFIIKQHPQGIPEIGLDALDAINFDNIIVSEAEPDTPLQLSLKFNSLTVHGFENTTILRAKGFEKQYQRGFELVGFTPLLRLDGEYEATGKLLLLPLEGKSQARVQLKDCKFTCRAKAAEDRRVEGKLFLKITKFKCLLIISGLHVNFENLLNNKELSDTMNELINNNWQDVWQALRVGMNSAVDQVAETILTRVLSQLSYDDFYKPT
- the LOC108603489 gene encoding uncharacterized protein LOC108603489 — translated: MHFVLFALLCVQILTAAKCQLIPEDVTKCRFGDVECIKDSMNALIKQYPRGIPGMGLKPIDVVDFKGWEVFKTAPNGRIWLTFKYFNTTNYGFENMTITEVKGFSKDPTATRMEIHGYIPSLIHKGIYAASGRIWFINVNSTGKAMSDLQKVQFTLKLKVILEYRDNKRYLRIDELVPIMEISRWIFSLHEFFAENTDLTIAVNRVINDNWVVFWNELEPTILGLYTSVFTNLISDVFDKVSYDDMFITDQAYAAAD
- the LOC108602431 gene encoding circadian clock-controlled protein, with product MYERYILISLSWCCVLQTFVYGAELPSDIEKCHFGDSTCLMRSINDLIKRYPKGIPEIGLPALDEAKMDNITILETPQEYGPIWMSFHTTDNIYKGLNNATITEINGFDEDPTKSRVVVKARIPRLLHEATYEMKGKYLVFIANTTGKLQSDFQNVQLTLTFKVIMEYRQNKRYLKIFELTSVVDLDRWIVWLADLYRENSDLTIALNRSMNENWIEFWNGLEPSVVKSFTNCFTALLSNVFENVAYDDMFLNSTNTADYYMQK
- the LOC108601404 gene encoding uncharacterized protein LOC108601404, with the translated sequence MWQLVLGLLQQLVAAPAIVVERNSFAYYKVPMGMFDLHTNTSNSGLYYVLQCPPKLDDSIPKPKDMQTCSVVDQYRDIWRSKPKKKQRLPYRIMLRPIAPSAVKHMRWGWRRSRAKRQSKTNDEATPLQYLGQPHSKQKLLKLAADHSKSKRGSRTKGYQHMYHRDESYNDHIFYDELDTDGKHVKRGKSKTNA